In Drosophila gunungcola strain Sukarami chromosome 2R unlocalized genomic scaffold, Dgunungcola_SK_2 000020F, whole genome shotgun sequence, a single window of DNA contains:
- the LOC128256539 gene encoding uncharacterized protein LOC128256539: MMCQKLKLVIRFLLTMHLISESISLVELKNIKCESLDEEFSTFDYCYLKSVNRSYKYFSLRVKLLKLPVTNAKVNGALYQRLNGYKPFLYNITVDACKFFKNQKSNPIASYFYDAFKGYSNLNHSCPYNHDLVLDKLTAESLNHHFTKILPFPQAEYMVHMNWIAYNINRAVFKIYFALT; this comes from the exons ATGATGTGCCAAAAGCTGAAACTTGTGATCCGTTTTTTGCTGACCATGCACTTGATCAGTGAA TCAATTTCTCTGGTCGAGCTTAAGAACATAAAGTGTGAATCATTGGATGAGGAATTTAGCACTTTTGACTATTGCTATTTGAAATCTGTGAACCGTTCATACAAGTATTTTTCGCTCAGAGTCAAATTGTTAAAACTCCCAGTAACCAATGCCAAG GTTAATGGTGCACTCTACCAACGACTCAATGGATATAAGCCCTTTTTATACAACATAACGGTGGATGCCTGTAAATTCTTCAAGAATCAGAAGTCAAATCCCATTGCCAGTTACTTTTACGATGCTTTTAAAGGATATTCAAACCTAAATCACTCCTGTCCCTACAAC CATGATCTTGTGCTGGATAAACTTACTGCGGAGTCTTTAAATCATCATTTCACTAAAATTCTACCTTTTCCACAGGCAGAGTACATGGTGCACATGAACTGGATTGCCTATAATATTAACCGAGctgtctttaaaatatattttgcattaacgtaa